DNA sequence from the Vicia villosa cultivar HV-30 ecotype Madison, WI linkage group LG3, Vvil1.0, whole genome shotgun sequence genome:
TATATTAACACAACATAAAGATAAATTACAGTTGTAATCGTAAACAATCATTAAACAAAATTAAGATTACATCATAAACAAAGTATGATGAAattcaaaatcaataaaaatgtatttaaaaatAGAATTACCTCTTGGAAAAATTACTGTCAGAGGTAACAGTAATCTTGGATTTCTCCCTGGTAACAGTAACAGAATCACCTAGAGCACTAGCTTTGCCACCAACCTTGATCCTCTCTTGAAGAAACTTCTCAAGGGAAGCAATGTCCATGATCTTGTCTTCAACTGGCTTAGCACAGTCAATGGTGAAGGTTGCAcccttcttctttcccttggCACCAGCTGCACTAGCCCGACtcattttttcttctctttttgcaAATCTCTGAATCATCACATCCAAAACAACAGATAAACATTCTTACTCTTCTCATATCATCAAAGCATTATCACAATGTAGGGTTCATATAAATTTCACTAAAATCAATTGAAATTCAATAGGGGATTCAAATTTCGGTCCATAAATCTAATCTTACAAAACTAGCAGATTCAAATTTCAGTCAATAAATCTAatataattaaactaaaaatctTAGAAAACTGGGAAAATCATTTCTCTCGTTGAAGAAATAGATGGCACTGTAAACAAAATAGATGAGAGAAAGAGGGTTACCGTTCAACCGGCGGCGAAGAGTACGAACGGAGATAAAATCAGTTTCTCCGTAACTACAACCAAACATACACTATCTTATTTTGTTAACCACTGCCTTCATAATAATCTTAAAAATCAATACCGTTTAATAATTGATAAATACGAAAACAAAACTAAGATAAGATGAGATGGCTTACCATATCTTCAATTTCTTAATATGTTTCTTCAGAAAATCCTCATCAACCTTCTCAAGCTTCCTATCCTCCTCACCATCACCATCTCTCCATTCCTCCAACCTCTTGTCAGCATTAGCATGTCTCAATCTCCGCCCACTCATATCCCTACACGCGTCAAAATTGTTATCCTTTTCTACTATAGTAACTTTTCGACTATCCTCCTTAAGATGGACCACAAATGTTAAGAGGACAAAGCTCATCATTCGAAAAAATAAGTCACCCTACATCTTATGACTATTAGAGAAGCTGCATCAAAGATGAAAAGGAAAATGCAAACTGAAATTGTTTTTCCTCCAAAATCTGTCTttcgaatttgaatttttatcatttttaggaGGTGTGCATCAAAAAAATAGCTCCAAGTGCTTGGTTTCAAGGTTAGATCTGGATAACCAGTTGGCTCAGACCAGCATcagtctttttgtttttttttaatacaaaatgtttttatatTATTGAAGGAaacttttttacttttatttttgtaCATCCTATGAGTAACCAATTTTAGCAAGTGCCAGCAAGTTAACTAATAAGTACTACATGTTTgggaaaaatattttacaaacctGATTTTGAATTAAATTGGTATTGTAAAACCGAGTTTGAAGTAAAGTGGTTTATGTTTAGATACCTTTAAACTAACACAAAAGCTGATCTAAAACATAGTGCAAACTTATCAAACTAACACAAAACAACTTTTAATTGATTGGAGTCGAACCAGGGTTTGAAGGTTAAGCAATCAAACAACTACATTTTAGCTAAAATTCCGGTAGACTATCTCAATTCTGACGGGTTTTCAGAACAAAACCAAACACACACTTATATCATATGTTTGAAAGAGAGAAAATCAATTCCAATATTCAACACAGTAAATCCAAACGAACTAACAAAGAAGAAAACAGAACCGTACAAGATGAAAGTAATCAGTGAAGCAATAGTATACCATGCTAGGAATGAACTAAATCATGATAATGTATTCAAATCATAAACTATTCTAGCCAAAATGGCATAATCAAATACCAATCAATAATTATGAAATCACATCTATATTCAAAGCCAAATCATCACAAGGTAAATTGAAAGTTTGAAACATACCAAAGGAAAAGACCCACTCAATCCATAAGCGTTGTGTTTCTCTTTTTCTCCCGATCCCGGTAATTTCTCACCGTAACACGACTCAATTTGTCCCTCAACTTCCCCAATTGCAGTGAACAAAATTGCCACCATGACTTACCCTCAACAAGAACCCTAAAATAAGAGTTTCAGTGTTAGAATTTCTGAAAATGCAAAACCACAGGTAATCATTAGAAACCTAAAATGGAACAAACATTCATCGAATTTGGGAATGGAAGAAGCTTACCGAAATGAGAGTGAAGGAAACGGTGACGGGTTTTGCAATCTTCTGCAAACTTCT
Encoded proteins:
- the LOC131656195 gene encoding large ribosomal subunit protein eL22y-like isoform X2; protein product: MSRASAAGAKGKKKGATFTIDCAKPVEDKIMDIASLEKFLQERIKVGGKASALGDSVTVTREKSKITVTSDSNFSKSLNHC
- the LOC131656195 gene encoding uncharacterized protein LOC131656195 isoform X1, with the translated sequence MMSFVLLTFVVHLKEDSRKVTIVEKDNNFDACRDMSGRRLRHANADKRLEEWRDGDGEEDRKLEKVDEDFLKKHIKKLKICYGETDFISVRTLRRRLNEICKKRRKNESG